The DNA segment atttgttattttatctaatttaagatgaatcataaaatatttttttaaattttaaggaTACTAAAGAATTTTTAAGACTTGAGTTGGACTATTTTTGAATGAGGTTATACTGTTTTTGGACCATATTCAAATGACAACATATTCATCTTAAaactaatataaattatatttattttatccaatatatcaaaatttttatgaaaatttaaaattgtcTAATGAAGtcatattttatgaaattttctatttttaatagttaaaatacttaattttgaataatttagTTCTAAAGAGTtacaaattttatttatatattttttgataaatttaaaataaaattagggTGAATTATTGAAAAGAACATCTAAATTTAAGAATTTCTTATACAACgccctaatttttttaaaaaaattataaaacatctccttattatgtgaaaaaaattattttgcccttgtaagtttgaaaatttaTTCTTTTAGATCTCCTGCCACTTATGTTGGCTTCAACCCTGTATATCTTGTCATATAGCCCTCACGTGTGAAAGATGGAGCACGAGTATTATTATCACACAGGGTTGTCCCTACATCACCCCATTTAGGGTTACCCCTCAATTGCTCGTGTGAAGTTGCCTCCCTCTACCCTCTAGTTGACCTCTACGTGTGCAAGGGTTAATGTAGAGGTGACCAATGAGCAGTGCAAGGTGGTAGTGTTGGGCAAAAGAATCGATAGGTTCAATAGGACTAagagtaaaataattatttatataaaaaaaattatataatttttttaaaacttagaATGCACTGTCATaaattctcaaaattttcaagaattCACCTTAAAATTTAAAGgttataattttatcattttttttcataattttattatttttattatttttattatatttgtatttataacttttagtgatttttatattttatcattaaaaatatatattagtagTATTTATTTAGGATCTATTCAAGTTTTGGGTAAATTTAATATAATGATTTGATTCAATAAAATATAATGAATCTGAAAagtaagagagaggaggaagaaaaaaaaaaaaagagagtggtTAAGGGttacttttcttattttaaaatttaggaaaaaaaaagaaaaaaaaagaaaagaaggatgTTATGTGAAAAATGATTAGAAGGTCTTCTAAGCGAGTTTGCCCAGTATCCTGCGAACGCTGGACTCGACAAGGAGCCTTTACCTCTCACTATAACCCGTTTTCTTCGGTACGTCCGTGTTGCCGTCCCGCTACAAACCCTCCCGACCCAGCCGCCCTCCTCCCAACATCAATATAGACGCTCGCTTTCTTCTCGCCTCCTCCACCGTTTTCCCCCTTCTTCACCCTCTGTTGCAACATCCCCTCTTCCGCCATAATGGCTTCCTCCTTCCTCCGCACCCGCCTCCGCCCCGCCTGCCTGTCGAGCTTTCGCGTCCTCCTCTCCCGCCCACACCCCCAATTAGTGTTAGGGTTTCGACTGCCCTTGGTTCCTTCCCCatccccttccccttcctcccCATGGCTCCCACCGcatctcttctccttctccaccaccgccacctCCTCCCCTCAAACCCTAGCCCCTGATCCCATCGCGACCGACGGCGATCCTCCGCCCGACCCAGCCGCCATCTACCGGGAGCTACGCGCCGCCCAGGACGGCTCCGCCAAGCTCAGCCGCAGCGAGTGGGAGGCCCTTGTCGGGGTCTTCGCCTCCTTCGCCAAGTCCCCGTGGACCTCCGACCAGGCCCTCGCACTTTACATCCCCTCGTCCTTCTTCCCTACCGCTGCCCGCCGCTtccgcctcttcttcctccgccgcTGCCCACCTGCCGCCTTCCGCCACCTCTCCGCCCTTGGTCCGTCCCTGGCCGCCGACCGCTTCCTCTTCCCCATCTTCGCCGAGTTCTGCCTTCACGAGTTCCCGGACGAGCTCCGTGGGTTCCGCTCCTTGATGGAGTCCGCTGACCTCACCCGCCCCCATACCTGGTTCCCATTCGCCCGTGCCATGCGCCGCCGTGTGATCTACCACTGCGGCCCCACCAACAGCGGGAAGACCCACAATGCCCTCGTTCGCTTCATGGAGGCCAGCAGTGGCATCTACTGCAGTCCTCTTCGGCTCCTCGCCATGGAGGTATTCGATCGGGTGAACGCCACCGGTGTCTACTGCAGCCTCCACACCGGTCAGGAAAAGAAGACGCTTCCTTTCTCCAACCATGTTGCTTGCACCATCGAAATGGTATCCACCGAGGAGTGCTACGACGTTGCTGTAATCGATGAGGTCCAGATGATGGCTGACCCCACACGGGGTTACGCCTGGACCCGTGCACTACTCGGCCTCAAGGCCGACGAGATCCACCTGTGCGGAGACCCGAGCGTGCTGAAAGTAGTCGAGAATGTTTGCAAGGAAACAGGCGATGACCTGGAGGTGAACCGCTACGAGCGGTTCAAGCCCCTGGTGGTAGAGGCGAAGACATTGCTAGGCAATATGACAAATGTGCGATCAGGTGACTGCATCGTGGCCTTCTCGAGGAGGGAGATCTTTGAGGTGAAGATGGCAGTTGAGAAGTTGACCAAACATAAATGCTGTGTTATCTATGGAGCACTGCCGCCAGAGACCAGGCGTCTGCAGGCTAGCTTGTTCAATGATCAGGACAATGAGTACGATGTTCTGGTGGCTAGTGATGCTGTGGGGATGGGCCTGAATCTGAACATAAGAAGGGTTGTTTTCTATTCATTATCGAAATACAATGGTGATAAAATGGTGCCAGTTCCTGCATCCCAGGTGAAGCAAATAGCTGGAAGAGCCGGACGGAGAGGGAGCGTTTACCCTGACGGCCTTGCGACAACCTTCATTTTGGATGATTTGGATTATTTGATCGAGTGCTTGCAGCAACCATTTCAGGAGGTGAAGAAAGTTGGACTGTTTCCATTCTTTGAGCAGGTGGAGTTGTTTGCTGCACAGTTCCCGAAAGCAACTTTCTGTGAGCTTTTGGACAAGTTCCGTGAGAACTGCCGCCTTGATGGTTACTATTTCTTGTGTCAGCATGATAGTGTTAGAAAAGTTGCCAACATGCTGGAAAAGATACCAGTCTTGTCGCTTCAAGATCGTTTTAATTTCTGTTTTGCACCAGTCAATATTAGGGATCCCAAGGCAATGTATCATCTCCTTCGTTTTGCTTCACACTATAGCCAGAATCGCCCGGTTACTATAGCAATGGGGATGCCAAAAGGTTCAGCTAAAAATGATGCTGAGCTGTTGGACCTTGAGACAAAGCATCAGGTTTTGTCAATGTACATGTGGTTATCGCATCATTTCAAGGAGGATACATTTCCTTATGCGCGCAAGGCTGAGACAATGGCCACGGACATTGCCGATTTACTCGGTCAGTCTCTAG comes from the Musa acuminata AAA Group cultivar baxijiao chromosome BXJ1-10, Cavendish_Baxijiao_AAA, whole genome shotgun sequence genome and includes:
- the LOC135594646 gene encoding ATP-dependent RNA helicase SUV3L, mitochondrial-like; this translates as MASSFLRTRLRPACLSSFRVLLSRPHPQLVLGFRLPLVPSPSPSPSSPWLPPHLFSFSTTATSSPQTLAPDPIATDGDPPPDPAAIYRELRAAQDGSAKLSRSEWEALVGVFASFAKSPWTSDQALALYIPSSFFPTAARRFRLFFLRRCPPAAFRHLSALGPSLAADRFLFPIFAEFCLHEFPDELRGFRSLMESADLTRPHTWFPFARAMRRRVIYHCGPTNSGKTHNALVRFMEASSGIYCSPLRLLAMEVFDRVNATGVYCSLHTGQEKKTLPFSNHVACTIEMVSTEECYDVAVIDEVQMMADPTRGYAWTRALLGLKADEIHLCGDPSVLKVVENVCKETGDDLEVNRYERFKPLVVEAKTLLGNMTNVRSGDCIVAFSRREIFEVKMAVEKLTKHKCCVIYGALPPETRRLQASLFNDQDNEYDVLVASDAVGMGLNLNIRRVVFYSLSKYNGDKMVPVPASQVKQIAGRAGRRGSVYPDGLATTFILDDLDYLIECLQQPFQEVKKVGLFPFFEQVELFAAQFPKATFCELLDKFRENCRLDGYYFLCQHDSVRKVANMLEKIPVLSLQDRFNFCFAPVNIRDPKAMYHLLRFASHYSQNRPVTIAMGMPKGSAKNDAELLDLETKHQVLSMYMWLSHHFKEDTFPYARKAETMATDIADLLGQSLAKVCWKPESRPQGRPRAPEQDVHDEALPVSQDEYERSISLVQTFTMPNNLKD